One window of the Branchiostoma lanceolatum isolate klBraLanc5 chromosome 3, klBraLanc5.hap2, whole genome shotgun sequence genome contains the following:
- the LOC136429762 gene encoding parvalbumin alpha-like, whose protein sequence is MSGEEKKRVRTVPTSKIKLTLQSLMEGEEDMKKAIEKAWNKLDTNGSGFLEKEEFREAINLVLVGDGDEEGIGEKQFNSFFDKVDKDADGKISKDEWFRRAKGLFKRMEENIDNDDENLTK, encoded by the exons ATGTCCGGTGAAGAAAAGAAGAGGGTGAGGACGGTGCCGACATCAAAGATAAAACTCACGCTGCAGAGTCTCATGGAGGGAGAG GAGGACATGAAGAAGGCTATCGAAAAGGCCTGGAACAAGCTGGACACGAACGGGAGCGGATTCCTGGAGAAGGAGGAATTCCGTGAGGCAATTAACCTCGTC CTGGTTGGAGATGGGGACGAAGAGGGGATTGGAGAAAAACAGTTCAACAGCTTTTTCGACAAGGTGGACAAAGACG CGGACGGAAAGATCTCCAAGGATGAGTGGTTCCGCCGGGCCAAGGGCCTCTTTAAAAGGATGGAGGAG AATATCGACAATGACGACGAAAATTTGACCAAGTAG